From Armatimonadota bacterium:
GTATACCGGGCCTTCTATGCCCTCCCCTACCTCACCACCCGCGATGGCCGCCCGACCAACGCCGTGTACGGCTTTACCACCATGCTCCTCAAGGTCCTGGAGGATGAGCGCCCTACCCACCTTGCGGTGGCCTTCGACCGTCCCGTCCCCACCTTCCGGCACGCCACCTACCGCCCCTACAAGGCTACCCGACCCCAGATGCCGGACGACCTGCGGCCGCAGATCCGCTCCGTCCGGCGGGTGTGCGAGACCTTCCGCGTGCCCGTGTTCGAGGTGGAGGGATACGAGGCGGACGATGTGATCGCTACCCTGGCGTACCGCGCAGAGGCCGCGGGATTCGAGGTCCTGGTGGTCACGGGGGACCTGGACCTCCTGCAGGTGGTCACGGACCGGACAAAGGTGATGGTCACCAGCCGCGGCCTCACGGAGACCACGGTCTACGACGTAGCCCGGGTGCGGGAACGGTTCGGGGTTCAGCCCGCCCAGCTGGCGGATCTGAAGGCCCTGTGCGGGGATCCCTCGGACAACCTGCCCGGGGTCCCCGGAGTGGGGGAGGTGACCGCGGCGCGGTTGTTGCAGCAGTTCGGAGGGGTGGAGGAGCTTCTGGAACACCTCGATGCGCTTCCCCCGAGCCTCCGGGCCCGTCTCGGACAGGCTCGGGAGCAGATCCTGCACAGCAAGCAGCTCGCGCGCCTCGTGCGGGATGTCCCTCTGCGGCTGGATTGGGAGGACCTGCGGGTGCGGCCGTACGACCCCCAGGAGGTGGCCGAGGTCTTTGCGGAGCTGGAGTTCAAAAGCCTCCTGGAGCGCCTGGGGCTGACCCCCGTCCATCACTCCGCGGGCCGCTACACCCAGGCCCCGGACTGGGCTCCACGGCCCGCGGAGTGGGTGGCGGTGATCCTGGACGGAACCGAGAAGCCCCTGGAGGGCGCGGTGGCAGGCGTGGCCCTCTCCGTGCAGGCCGGGGAGGCCACGTACGTGCCCGTGGGGAAGGCGATTCCCGCGGGGGTTGCCGCGGTGCTGGAGGGGGAGGTCCGCAAGATCAGCGCGGATGCGAAGTCCGACCTCGTGCGCCTGCGGCGCATGGGGCTGCGGCCTCAAGGCTTTGCCTTCGATGTGGGACTTGCCTCCTACGTGCTCAACCCCAGCCGGCGTGCGCACGACCTCCGCACCGTGGCATGGGAGCAGATCCGGTGGCGGCTTGCGGAAGACGGGGCCGCAGATCTGCCGCTCGGGGATCGGTGGCGGCGGGTGTGCGAGGAAGCGGACGTGCTCCAGCGTCTTTTCCCTCCCCTGCTGCAGGCCATGCGGGAGCGGGAGGTGGAACGGATCTACTGGGAGATCGAACTCCCCCTCGTGGCGGTCCTGGCGGAGATGGAACTGGTGGGGGTAGCGGTGGACGTGCCCTACCTCCAGGTCCTGGGCGAGGCATTCCGGGCGCGGCTGCGGGATCTGGCGGCGGAGATCTATGCCCTGGTGGGCATGGAGTTCAACCTGAGCTCGCCCAAGCAGCTCGGGTTCGTGCTCTTCGAGAAGCTGGGGCTTCCGCGTCTGAAACGCACGAAAACCGGATACTCCACGGACGCGGAGGTGCTGGAGGCCCTGGCGCCCCACCACGAGGTCGTGGCGAAGATCCTGGAGTACCGGGAGCTCTTTAAGCTCCTGTCCACGTACGTGGAGGTGCTCCCGAAGCTGGTGAACCCACGGACGGGTCGGGTGCACACCACCTTTAACCAGACGGGGACTGCCACGGGCCGCCTCAGCTCCCAGGACCCCAACCTCCAGAACATTCCCGTCCGGACAGAGGAGGGGCGGAGGATCCGCAGGGCCTTCATCGCGGAGCCGGGGAAAGTCCTGCTTTCCGCGGACTACAACCAGATCGAGCTGCGCATCCTCGCCCACGTCTCAGGCGATGCGGTCCTGCAGGAGGTGTTCCGGGCAGGCCGGGACATCCACGCGGAGGTCGCCAGCGAGGTCTTCGGTCTGCCCCCCGAGCAGCTCACGCCGGAGCACCGGCGGGTGGCGAAGGTGATCAACTACGGGATCGTCTATGGCATCAGCCCTTATGGTCTCGCGCAGCGGATCGGCTGCACCCCCGCGGAGGCGGAGCGCTACATCCAGCGCTACTTCGATACCTTCCCGGGCGTGAAAGCGTACCTGGAGCGCACCGTGGCGGAGGCCCGCCGGAAGGGGTACGTGACCACCCTGCTGGGCCGGCGCCGGTACCTGCCGGATCTGCACAGCCGCAACCGCTCCGTGCGGGAAGCCGCGGAGCGGGCCGCATGGAACACACCCATCCAGGGCTCTCAGGCGGACCTCATCAAGATGGCCATGATCCGGATCCACCGGGAGGTCTTGCCCCGCTTTCCCCATAGCCACATGATCCTCCAGGTGCACGACGAGCTGGTCTTCGAAACCCCTGGGAACCAGGTGCGGGAGCTGGGCAGGGCCGTGCGGGAGGCCATGCGGGACGCCATGGCCCTGGACGTCCCCGTGGAGGTGGGGGTCAAAGCGGGACCGAACTGGCGGGATTTGGATCCCCTATGAGCATCCGCGCGGTGCTGTGCTACATCCTCCGGGACGGGGAAGTCCTCCTCCTCCGGAAGGCCGCGGGGCTGTGGGGAGAGGGGAAGTGGAACGCGCCCGGCGGAAAAGTCCTGCCCGGGGAGGACCCCCGGGAGGCCGCGGTGCGGGAGACGTACGAGGAAACGGGCCTCCGCGTGGAGGGCCTCCAGCACCAGGGCGTGCTGCACTTCACCTTCGAGGAAGGGACGCTTGTGGACTGGATCGTGGACGTGTTCTGGACGGACACCTATGTGGGAGAACCCCGGGCCGGGGATGAGGGGGAGCCGCGGTGGTTCCCCGTGCACCAGCTCCCTTACGACGAGATGTGGCCGGATGACCGGCTGTGGCTTCCGCACCTGCTGGCGGGCCGGAGGTTCCGGGGCCGCTTTCACTTCGACGGGGCCGCCCAGCGCCTGTTGCACTACGAGCTGCAGGTGGAGCCGGAGGAACCCGGAGAGGCTCCGTGAAGGTGGTGACCCTCACCGGAGGGGTGGCAAGCGGGAAGAGCACGGTGGCCCGCATGCTGCGGACGCTCGGCGCGGAGGTACTGGATGCGGACGAGGCCGCGCGGGAGGTGGTGGAGCCTGGTCAGCCCGCCCTCGACGAGATCGTGGAGGCCTTCGGGGGGGACTTCCTCACTCCGGACGGTCGGCTCGACCGCCGCAGGCTGGCGGGTCTGATCTTCTCAGACCCGGAGGCCCGCCGCCGGCTCAACGCCATCATGCATCCCCGTATCCTGGGCCGGCTCCGGGAGCGGCTGCGGGAGATCTCGGCCTCCAGGCCCCAGACCGTGGTGGTGGTAGACCTCCCCCTGCTCTTCGACGTGCCCCTCCCGGAGTTTGAGCAGCTGGACGCCATCGTGGTCTACGCCACGCCCGCCACCCGGCTGCGGCGCCTCATGAGCCGGGACGGCCTGAGCGAGGTGGAGGCGGAGGCACGGCTTCGGGCTCAGGTGCCCCTGGAGGAAAAACTTCCCAGGGCCCGATGGGTGGTGGACAACGAGGGACCTTTACACCGGACCCGCGAGCAGGTGGAGCGGATTTGGGAAGAGATCCTGACGGATCCGTGAGGATGCACCGCGCGTGGGTGTTCCTTCCCCTCGCCGCGCTTCTCCTGGCACAGGCCGCGGCTCCGGAGATCCGGGTGCTGGTGGACGGGGAGCGCCTCGCCGTGGAGGTCCCCCCCGTGGAGGTGGCGGGCCGTGTGCTGGTGCCCGTCCGGGAGATCTTCGAGCACCTGGGAGCGAGGGTGTGGTTCGAGGAGGCCACGCGTACGGTGCACATCCGTCGGGGAAGCGTGGTGGTGCGGCTGGTGGTGGGGAGCACGGTGGCGTGGGTGAACGGTCGCCCCACCCCCCTAGACGTTCCCGCCATGGTTGTCCGGGGGCGGATCATGGTGCCCCTCCGGTTCGTGAGCGAGGCCCTGGGAACGGTGGTGGAGTGGGACGAGGCGGGCCGGACGGTGGTCATCAACACCCGGTCCCGGCCTCCGGCCCCGGGATACGGGCAGCTCCCGAAGGATCTGCCCGCGAGTCCACCCCCCGTAGCGGTGGACCTCACCCACGATGCCCGCAGGCCCCTGGGGGCGGGGGAGATCCTCACGGTGGTCCTCCGCGGAACTCCCGGAGGGCGGGCCCGCTTCTTTCTGGGGGATGTGGTCCAGGGGGCAAGCATGGTGGAGCGCTCCCCCGGGGAGTATGTGGGGACGTACACCGTACGCCGTCGGGACGACCTCACCAACGCCCCGGTCTTCGGCCGGCTCGCGGTAGGAGCCGCGTCCAGTGCTGTGATCCAGGCTGCACCCCCCGTGACCTTCGATCCCACCCCTCCCCGACTGGTGGCCACGATTCCTCCGGGCGGGGTGCTCCTGGCAAACCAGCGCCCGAACCTCCTGGTGGTGGCGGACGATGGCCCGGGATCCGGCGTGCGGGAGCTGCGCCTTTCCCTGCGGGCCGGGGAGGTTCTCCAGGAGGCGGTTTCGGAGACCGGTATCCTCGGGTTTGTGCCCCCCGGACCCTTGCCGGAGGGTCCGGCAGAGGTCCGGGTGCGGGTGGTGGATCGGGCGCGGAACACCATCGAGCACCGATGGTCCTTCTTCATCCGGACCCGAGGGCAAGCCATCCGGGCGGTGGCCTTCGAACCTCCTCGCCCTCTCCGGGCAGGGGAGGCGCTGACCGTGTGGGCCCTTGGGGAGACGGGAGGGCAGGCAAGGTTCACCATAGAAGGGGTGGTGGAGGACGTGCCCATGCGGGAGGTGGAGCCCGGGCGCTATGAGGGGGCATATACGGTGCGGCCGGGAGATAGCCTCTGGAACGGTCGGATTCGAGTCACCTTCGTCCGACCGGGAGGGGGGCTGGTACGGGCCACCACCGCGGGCGTGATCCTCGCCGCCCGGCCTCCCGCCCCACCCCTGGTGGAGCGACCCCGGGGAGGGGAGCGGGTGCAGAGTCCTCTCCTGGTGCGGGGACGGACCGCACCGGGGGAACGGGTGCGGGTGGCCCTCTTCTCCGAGTCCACGACCGGCACCACGCCCCTGCACATCCGGCTCGGGGAGGGAGAGATCCTCGCGGACCCCACAGGCCGGTGGGAGATGGCCTTTCGGTTCCCGGTCCTTTTCCGGGGCAGCCGCCTTGCCCTGGTGGCCGTGGCCGTGAATCCCGCGGGCCAGGAGTCAGGGCCCTCCACGGTACTGGTCTTAGGGGAGTAAGGCCTGGCCGTGGTAGAGTGATACACGCGGACGAGGATGCCACTCCGCGCACTCCCTTCGCTCATCGCCACGTGGTCCCCGTACGCAGCCGCGCGCGGCACGCTGCGGGAGAGGGGGAGGGTATGGATCACCGGGCCCGTGGGGTCTCAGAAGGCTTTGGTGCTCGTTGCGTGCGTGCGCGAGGAGGTGCTGGAGGGTCGCGGATCCGTGCTCCTGCTCGTACCCGGCCAGGATGCCGCGGATCGCCTGGCGGATGACCTCCTGGGCTTTGCTCCGGAACTCGAACCGTTCCTCCGGCTGCTTCCGCCCCTGGAAGCGGAGGAGGCAGGACCTCAGACCGTGGGGGAACGTCTGAGGGCGCTTCGGAACCTCGCGGAGGGCCGGCCGACGGCGCTCCTAGCCCCTGTCCGGGCCGTGACGGCTCCCGTGCCTTCCCCGGAACGCCTCCGCTCCTCCCAGGTGTGCCTGCGGGAGGGCGAGCGCGTCCCTCTCGAAGCCATCGCGGAGTTCTGCGCCGCGGGTGGCTACGAGCGGGAGGCGCTGGTGAGTCGTCCTGGGACCTTTGCGGTCCGGGGCGGGATCCTGGATGTCTACCCCCCTGATGCGGACCGTCCGCTTCGGGTGGAGTGGTTCGGGGATGTGGTGGAGTCCATCCGGTGCTTCGATCCACAGACCCAGCGGTCCGAGCGGAAACTCCCCTCCGTGGAGATCCCTCCTGCGCGGGAACCCGAGGGAGAGGTGTGCGTGGTGGACCTACTCCCTGACGGCTCCCTGGTGGTCCTGGACGAACCGCTGGAACTGGAGCGCCGGACCGCGGAGGGAGTCTTCGGATGGGCAAGGATCCAGCGTTCCCTCTCGCGTCTGCGGGCCGTCGTCCTCAGCGGATTTACGGCCCCTCCGGAGGACTGGCCCGGAGTACGGCTGGAGTGCGGAAGCGTGGATCCCTTTGCGGGGCAGGTGAGCATGCTGGCTCAGGAGCTTCAGCGGTGGCGGCAGGCCGGCTACCGGGTGGTGGTGGCCAGCGCCCAGGCCCACCGCCTGGTGGAGATCCTCGCAGACCAGGGCTTTCCGGCCGGCCTGGCCGAGGATCTGGTTCAGGTGCCGGAGCCGGGGCGAGTTGTGGTGGTCTCCGCCTCCCTCTCGAACGGGTTCCGCATCGAGGATCTGCGCCTGGTGGTGGTCACGGACGCGGAGGTGCTGGGGTGGCGGCGCCGGCGGCGCCGGTTCCGCCGGGCGGTGGAGGGGGGCCGGCTACGATCCTGGGCCGATCTCCAAGCTGGAGACCTGGTGGTGCACGTCCACCATGGGATCGGCCGGTTCCGAGGGATGGTGCGCAAGACCGTGGACGGAGCGACCCGTGACTACCTGTACCTGGAGTACGCGGAAGGGGACGCCCTATATGTGCCCACGGACCAGGTGAACTTGGTGCAGCGGTATGTGGGGGTGGAGGGGATCGAGCCGAAGATCCACCGGCTGGGAACCGGGGACTGGGAGCGGGAGAAGCGGCGGGTTAGGGAGGCCACCCAGCAGATCGCCCGGGAGCTCCTGGAGCTCTACGCCCGGCGGGAGACCGTTCGGGGCCACGCCTTCTCCCCGGACACTCCTTGGCAGCGGGAGATGGAGGCCGCCTTCGAGTACGAGGAGACCCCGGACCAGCGGAAGGCCATTGAGGACGTGAAGCGGGACATGGAGTCCCCGCGGCCCATGGACCGGCTGGTGGCGGGGGACGTGGGCTACGGGAAGACGGAGGTGGCGGTTCGGGCTGCCTTCAAGGCAGTGATGGACGGAAAGCAGGTGGCGGTCCTGGCGCCCACCACCCTGCTTGCGCAACAGCACTACCACGTGTTCCGGAGCCGCTTCCAGCCCTATCCCATCCGGGTGGAGCTCTTGAGCCGGTTCCGGCCCCGCCAGGAAATCCAGGCGGTGCTGGAGGCCCTGGCCAGCGGGGAGGTGGATGTGGTCATCGGCACCCACCGGCTGTTGCAGAAGGACGTGCGGTTCCACGACCTGGGACTCGTGATCATCGATGAGGAGCAGCGGTTCGGGGTGGTGCACAAGGAGAAGCTGAAGCAGCTGCGCGCCAGCGTGGACGTCCTCACCCTCACCGCCACCCCCATCCCCCGTACCCTCCACATGGCCCTGGTGGGATTGCGGGACCTCT
This genomic window contains:
- the polA gene encoding DNA polymerase I codes for the protein MRLVVLDASGLVYRAFYALPYLTTRDGRPTNAVYGFTTMLLKVLEDERPTHLAVAFDRPVPTFRHATYRPYKATRPQMPDDLRPQIRSVRRVCETFRVPVFEVEGYEADDVIATLAYRAEAAGFEVLVVTGDLDLLQVVTDRTKVMVTSRGLTETTVYDVARVRERFGVQPAQLADLKALCGDPSDNLPGVPGVGEVTAARLLQQFGGVEELLEHLDALPPSLRARLGQAREQILHSKQLARLVRDVPLRLDWEDLRVRPYDPQEVAEVFAELEFKSLLERLGLTPVHHSAGRYTQAPDWAPRPAEWVAVILDGTEKPLEGAVAGVALSVQAGEATYVPVGKAIPAGVAAVLEGEVRKISADAKSDLVRLRRMGLRPQGFAFDVGLASYVLNPSRRAHDLRTVAWEQIRWRLAEDGAADLPLGDRWRRVCEEADVLQRLFPPLLQAMREREVERIYWEIELPLVAVLAEMELVGVAVDVPYLQVLGEAFRARLRDLAAEIYALVGMEFNLSSPKQLGFVLFEKLGLPRLKRTKTGYSTDAEVLEALAPHHEVVAKILEYRELFKLLSTYVEVLPKLVNPRTGRVHTTFNQTGTATGRLSSQDPNLQNIPVRTEEGRRIRRAFIAEPGKVLLSADYNQIELRILAHVSGDAVLQEVFRAGRDIHAEVASEVFGLPPEQLTPEHRRVAKVINYGIVYGISPYGLAQRIGCTPAEAERYIQRYFDTFPGVKAYLERTVAEARRKGYVTTLLGRRRYLPDLHSRNRSVREAAERAAWNTPIQGSQADLIKMAMIRIHREVLPRFPHSHMILQVHDELVFETPGNQVRELGRAVREAMRDAMALDVPVEVGVKAGPNWRDLDPL
- the mfd gene encoding transcription-repair coupling factor, which codes for MLVACVREEVLEGRGSVLLLVPGQDAADRLADDLLGFAPELEPFLRLLPPLEAEEAGPQTVGERLRALRNLAEGRPTALLAPVRAVTAPVPSPERLRSSQVCLREGERVPLEAIAEFCAAGGYEREALVSRPGTFAVRGGILDVYPPDADRPLRVEWFGDVVESIRCFDPQTQRSERKLPSVEIPPAREPEGEVCVVDLLPDGSLVVLDEPLELERRTAEGVFGWARIQRSLSRLRAVVLSGFTAPPEDWPGVRLECGSVDPFAGQVSMLAQELQRWRQAGYRVVVASAQAHRLVEILADQGFPAGLAEDLVQVPEPGRVVVVSASLSNGFRIEDLRLVVVTDAEVLGWRRRRRRFRRAVEGGRLRSWADLQAGDLVVHVHHGIGRFRGMVRKTVDGATRDYLYLEYAEGDALYVPTDQVNLVQRYVGVEGIEPKIHRLGTGDWEREKRRVREATQQIARELLELYARRETVRGHAFSPDTPWQREMEAAFEYEETPDQRKAIEDVKRDMESPRPMDRLVAGDVGYGKTEVAVRAAFKAVMDGKQVAVLAPTTLLAQQHYHVFRSRFQPYPIRVELLSRFRPRQEIQAVLEALASGEVDVVIGTHRLLQKDVRFHDLGLVIIDEEQRFGVVHKEKLKQLRASVDVLTLTATPIPRTLHMALVGLRDLSVMETPPEARLPIRTTVAEWDEGLVQNAIRRELERGGQVYVVHNRVQTIHQAARRIQALVPEARVAVAHGQMPEGKLERVMLDFLGGRYDVLVCTTIIEIGLDLPNVNTLLVEDAHTLGLAQLYQLRGRVGRSDRQAYAYFLYPRGARLTPEAQERLAALREFTELGSGLRLAMRDLEIRGAGNLLGPEQHGHLAAVGFELYTRLLEEAIRRLRGGVVEEIPDPVVDLRVSAYLPADYIPEEAQRLSIYRRLAALRSTEEAAELWEELQDRYGPPPEPVHALVEIAVLRERARALGIGTVQQRPDGVLLRFRVPLEERERTWVRLEHRRRVGVTPEGLLVRCAPEEVLRWVREVLDSLTRLRRQEPTGVPAG
- the coaE gene encoding dephospho-CoA kinase (Dephospho-CoA kinase (CoaE) performs the final step in coenzyme A biosynthesis.) encodes the protein MKVVTLTGGVASGKSTVARMLRTLGAEVLDADEAAREVVEPGQPALDEIVEAFGGDFLTPDGRLDRRRLAGLIFSDPEARRRLNAIMHPRILGRLRERLREISASRPQTVVVVDLPLLFDVPLPEFEQLDAIVVYATPATRLRRLMSRDGLSEVEAEARLRAQVPLEEKLPRARWVVDNEGPLHRTREQVERIWEEILTDP
- a CDS encoding 8-oxo-dGTP diphosphatase codes for the protein MSIRAVLCYILRDGEVLLLRKAAGLWGEGKWNAPGGKVLPGEDPREAAVRETYEETGLRVEGLQHQGVLHFTFEEGTLVDWIVDVFWTDTYVGEPRAGDEGEPRWFPVHQLPYDEMWPDDRLWLPHLLAGRRFRGRFHFDGAAQRLLHYELQVEPEEPGEAP
- a CDS encoding copper amine oxidase N-terminal domain-containing protein; this translates as MHRAWVFLPLAALLLAQAAAPEIRVLVDGERLAVEVPPVEVAGRVLVPVREIFEHLGARVWFEEATRTVHIRRGSVVVRLVVGSTVAWVNGRPTPLDVPAMVVRGRIMVPLRFVSEALGTVVEWDEAGRTVVINTRSRPPAPGYGQLPKDLPASPPPVAVDLTHDARRPLGAGEILTVVLRGTPGGRARFFLGDVVQGASMVERSPGEYVGTYTVRRRDDLTNAPVFGRLAVGAASSAVIQAAPPVTFDPTPPRLVATIPPGGVLLANQRPNLLVVADDGPGSGVRELRLSLRAGEVLQEAVSETGILGFVPPGPLPEGPAEVRVRVVDRARNTIEHRWSFFIRTRGQAIRAVAFEPPRPLRAGEALTVWALGETGGQARFTIEGVVEDVPMREVEPGRYEGAYTVRPGDSLWNGRIRVTFVRPGGGLVRATTAGVILAARPPAPPLVERPRGGERVQSPLLVRGRTAPGERVRVALFSESTTGTTPLHIRLGEGEILADPTGRWEMAFRFPVLFRGSRLALVAVAVNPAGQESGPSTVLVLGE